The proteins below come from a single Saimiri boliviensis isolate mSaiBol1 chromosome 16, mSaiBol1.pri, whole genome shotgun sequence genomic window:
- the LOC120365597 gene encoding small ribosomal subunit protein eS10-like, which produces MELSVYVTSVINIAYSSHITPSESAGGGRHLKPPGFLFQTSSTSPGFPERVPESQLVTRGGKMPKSGRNGLHMNSKLLSPTAAAVLMPKKNWIAIYELLFKEGVMVAKKDVHMPKHPELADKNVPNLHIMKAMQSLKSRGYMKEQFAWRHFYWCLTNEGIQYLRDDLHLPPEIVPATLRHSRPETGRPRPKGLEGERPARLTRGEADRDTYRRSAVPPGANKKAKAGAGSATEFQFRGGFGRGRGQPPQ; this is translated from the exons atgGAACTGTCAGTTTACGTCACATCTGTCATCAACATTGCTTATTCAAGCCATATCACTCCATCCGAGTCTGCaggtggaggcaggcacctgAAGCCACCAGGCTTTCTTTTCCAAACCTCTTCAACCTCTCCAGGCTTCCCGGAACGAGTCCCTGAGAGCCAGCTAGTAACCAGAGGGGGAAAAATGCCTAAAAGTGGAAGAAACGGTCTTCACATGAACAGTAAGCTG ttaagccCTACAGCCGCCGCGGTGTTGATGCCTAAGAAGAACTGGATTGCCATTTATGAGCTCCTTTTTAAGGAGGGAGTCATGGTGGCCAAGAAGGATGTCCACATGCCTAAGCACCCGGAGCTGGCAGACAAGAACGTGCCCAACCTTCACATCATGAAGGCCATGCAGTCTCTCAAGTCCCGAGGCTACATGAAGGAACAGTTTGCCTGGAGACATTTCTACTGGTGCCTTACCAATGAGGGTATCCAGTATCTCCGTGATGACCTCCATCTGCCCCCAGAGATCGTGCCTGCCACCCTACGCCACAGCCGTCCAGAGACAGGCAGGCCTCGGCCTAAAGGTCTGGAAGGTGAGCGACCTGCAAGACTCACCAGAGGGGAAGCTGACAGAGATACCTACAGACGGAGTGCTGTGCCACCTGGTGCCAACAAGAAAGCCAAGGCGGGGGCTGGGTCAGCAACCGAATTCCAGTTTAGAGGCGGATTTGGTCGTGGACGTGGTCAGCCACCTCAGTAA